One Roseburia rectibacter DNA window includes the following coding sequences:
- the nadC gene encoding carboxylating nicotinate-nucleotide diphosphorylase, with protein sequence MNPITMQLVADKYIRLALEEDIHSEDVSTNAVMPEYKAGEVELICKQDGVIAGLPVFERVFTMLDASTKVIWAKKQDGTEVKDGDAVKKGQLLATVKGDVRVLLSGERTALNYLQRLSGIATYTREVAQLLEGSSTTLLDTRKTTPCMRIFEKYAVCVGGGQNHRYNLSDGVLLKDNHIDAAGGVKEAVLAAKAYAPFVRKIEVETENLDMVKEAVEAGADIIMLDNMTPEQMAEAIRLIAGRAKTECSGNITKENIRTITELGVDYVSSGALTHSAPILDVSLKHLKVTDSLQ encoded by the coding sequence TTGAATCCAATTACCATGCAGCTTGTTGCTGACAAATATATCCGTCTTGCCTTAGAGGAAGATATTCACAGTGAGGATGTATCCACTAACGCAGTAATGCCGGAATATAAAGCCGGAGAAGTGGAACTGATCTGCAAACAGGATGGAGTGATCGCAGGACTTCCGGTATTTGAGCGTGTATTTACCATGTTAGATGCCTCTACAAAAGTGATATGGGCAAAAAAACAGGATGGTACTGAGGTAAAAGACGGTGATGCTGTTAAAAAGGGACAGCTTCTTGCAACGGTAAAGGGAGATGTACGTGTGCTTTTATCTGGAGAACGTACAGCCCTTAATTATTTACAGCGTCTGAGTGGTATTGCAACATATACACGTGAGGTTGCTCAGTTATTAGAAGGCAGCAGTACAACACTGCTTGATACAAGAAAGACCACACCATGTATGCGTATTTTTGAAAAATATGCGGTCTGCGTGGGTGGTGGACAGAATCATCGCTACAATTTGTCTGACGGTGTGCTGTTAAAAGATAATCATATTGACGCGGCAGGAGGTGTAAAAGAGGCAGTTCTTGCGGCAAAAGCCTATGCACCGTTTGTCCGTAAGATTGAGGTGGAAACAGAAAATCTTGATATGGTAAAAGAAGCTGTGGAAGCTGGTGCAGACATCATTATGCTTGATAATATGACACCGGAACAGATGGCGGAGGCAATCCGTCTGATTGCTGGAAGGGCAAAGACAGAGTGTTCCGGAAATATCACAAAAGAAAATATCAGGACGATCACAGAGCTTGGCGTTGATTATGTTTCCAGTGGTGCACTGACACATTCTGCACCAATCTTAGATGTCAGTCTGAAACATTTGAAAGTAACAGATTCCCTTCAGTAA
- a CDS encoding L-aspartate oxidase, translating to MRNLYYDVVIAGCGVAGLYAALNLPEEMSVLMLSKEDLESCDSMLAQGGICVLRDEEDYDSYFEDTMRAGHYENRKESVDIMIRSSRDVINDLLNFGVRFAKNPDGSLAYTREGAHSRPRICFHEDITGKEITTTLLSHVKKCSNVTILEYTTMTDILVDGGKCTGMAAETKEGETLHIHANNTIMATGGIGGLYEHSTNFPILTGDACRIAEKHGVELEHMDYVQIHPTCLYSKKPGRSFLISESARGEGAILLNHKGERFVNELLPRDVVTKAIQEEMKKEGVEHEWISFAHVPKEIILKHFPHIYERCLEEGYDLLKEPAPIVPAQHYFMGGVHVDRDSMTTMPHLYAAGETSCNGVHGKNRLASNSLLESLVFAKRAAIKIQNEEKGNKDHEFESNYHAACC from the coding sequence ATGAGAAATCTGTATTACGACGTGGTAATTGCAGGATGTGGTGTGGCAGGACTTTATGCAGCTTTAAATCTGCCAGAAGAAATGAGTGTTCTTATGCTTTCAAAAGAAGACTTAGAAAGCTGTGATTCCATGCTGGCACAGGGAGGAATCTGTGTATTACGGGATGAAGAGGATTACGATTCGTATTTTGAAGATACCATGCGGGCAGGGCATTATGAAAACCGGAAAGAGAGCGTTGATATCATGATACGTTCCAGCAGGGATGTGATCAATGATCTGCTGAATTTTGGTGTACGGTTTGCAAAGAATCCGGATGGCAGCCTTGCATATACCAGAGAGGGAGCACACTCAAGACCAAGAATTTGTTTTCACGAGGATATTACCGGAAAAGAAATTACGACGACACTTTTATCGCATGTAAAAAAATGTTCTAATGTAACCATTTTAGAATATACGACAATGACAGATATTTTGGTGGATGGTGGAAAATGTACCGGTATGGCTGCAGAAACAAAAGAAGGCGAGACACTACATATCCATGCCAACAACACGATCATGGCGACGGGAGGAATTGGCGGACTTTATGAACATTCCACTAATTTTCCAATCCTGACCGGCGATGCATGCCGGATTGCCGAAAAACATGGTGTGGAACTTGAACACATGGACTATGTACAGATCCACCCGACCTGTCTTTACAGCAAAAAACCCGGAAGAAGTTTTCTGATCTCGGAATCAGCAAGGGGAGAGGGAGCGATTCTGCTCAATCACAAAGGAGAACGTTTTGTTAATGAACTTTTGCCGCGTGATGTTGTGACCAAAGCGATTCAGGAAGAGATGAAAAAAGAAGGGGTGGAACATGAATGGATTTCATTTGCACATGTTCCAAAAGAAATTATTTTAAAACATTTTCCACACATATATGAGCGCTGTTTAGAAGAAGGCTATGATCTGTTGAAAGAACCGGCACCGATCGTACCGGCACAGCATTATTTTATGGGTGGTGTTCATGTGGACCGTGATTCCATGACTACAATGCCGCATCTTTACGCAGCCGGGGAAACAAGCTGCAATGGTGTTCATGGAAAGAACCGTCTTGCAAGCAACAGTCTGTTAGAAAGCCTTGTATTTGCAAAACGTGCAGCAATAAAAATACAAAACGAAGAGAAAGGAAATAAAGATCATGAATTTGAATCCAATTACCATGCAGCTTGTTGCTGA
- the nadA gene encoding quinolinate synthase NadA encodes MISLEELEEWKKKRDAVILAHYYVRPEVQALADYIGDSYFLSKKATELDNKTIVLCGVTFMGESAKLLNPDKTVLMPDLAADCPMAHMVTKETVEAARNQYEDLAVVCYINSTQEIKSWSDVCVTSANAVKIVKNLPNKHILFIPDRNLAHFVAAAVPEKEFIYNEGFCIVHEFMQAEELLDLKAEHPDAKVLVHPECNRKIIEIADFIGSTSGIINFAGESSDKEFIIGTECGVLTKLKERRPDAEFYFPETIPTCVNMKKITPEKVLHVLKTGENEIHAKPETEKAAKNALARMLELAGK; translated from the coding sequence ATGATTAGTTTAGAAGAATTAGAAGAGTGGAAAAAGAAAAGAGATGCCGTGATCTTAGCACATTATTATGTAAGACCGGAGGTACAGGCGCTTGCTGATTATATCGGAGATTCTTATTTTCTGAGTAAAAAGGCAACAGAACTTGATAATAAAACAATTGTACTCTGCGGAGTGACATTTATGGGCGAGAGCGCAAAACTATTAAATCCGGATAAAACGGTATTGATGCCGGATCTTGCTGCAGATTGTCCGATGGCACATATGGTGACAAAAGAAACTGTCGAAGCGGCGAGAAACCAGTATGAGGATCTGGCAGTTGTGTGTTATATCAATTCAACACAGGAGATTAAATCATGGTCTGATGTATGTGTGACCTCCGCAAATGCGGTAAAGATCGTAAAAAATCTGCCGAACAAACATATTTTATTCATTCCGGACCGGAATCTGGCTCATTTTGTTGCAGCAGCAGTACCGGAAAAAGAATTTATTTACAACGAGGGATTCTGCATTGTGCATGAATTTATGCAGGCAGAGGAATTGCTTGACTTAAAGGCAGAGCACCCGGATGCAAAAGTTCTGGTTCATCCGGAATGTAACCGTAAAATTATTGAGATTGCAGATTTTATCGGTTCCACAAGCGGAATTATCAATTTCGCCGGTGAGAGCAGTGACAAAGAATTTATCATTGGTACGGAGTGTGGAGTTCTTACAAAATTAAAAGAGCGCAGACCGGATGCAGAATTTTATTTCCCGGAGACGATACCGACCTGTGTGAATATGAAAAAAATCACGCCTGAAAAAGTGCTTCATGTTTTAAAAACGGGAGAGAATGAAATCCATGCGAAACCGGAAACGGAAAAAGCAGCAAAAAATGCACTGGCGAGAATGTTAGAACTTGCAGGAAAATAA
- a CDS encoding HPr family phosphocarrier protein, protein MKQIEVLIDAPEKAKKLCHILSSHKGTFDLAKGRYIVDGKSIIGVCTMDLSKPLTLTIHEEDDMVMEEIQEFVVKGR, encoded by the coding sequence TTGAAGCAGATAGAAGTATTGATCGATGCACCGGAAAAAGCAAAGAAACTATGTCATATTCTAAGCAGTCATAAGGGAACATTTGATCTTGCAAAAGGCAGATATATTGTGGATGGAAAATCTATTATCGGCGTCTGCACAATGGATCTGTCAAAGCCACTGACTCTGACGATACATGAAGAAGATGATATGGTTATGGAAGAAATTCAGGAATTTGTTGTAAAAGGCAGATAA
- the pepF gene encoding oligoendopeptidase F — protein sequence MAKKLLKRSEVKEEYTWNLKDMYASDEDWKKDLTEIDKILDEIGKMEGKVAASAKNLLFVLENAAKAGEKLDYDFEYAERLFDEDQKNTAHQAMSQKMYSMMTKVSSRTAFIVPEILTMDENVLEGYYKELPELELYRKQIEEIERTKAHTLSAEMEKLVAMTGDMAETSGQVYSIINNADFVFPEIKDEEGDTVRLSHGNFVPFEESADRRVRKDAFEGFYGVYKQYANTLAALYNGQVKQQIFYANARHYASTLEAAVDANNVSPSVYYNLIDTINKNMDKMHRYVRLRKKCLGVDELHMYDVYTPMIADAAKKISFEEAKETVLKALAPLGEEYVAKVKEGFESRWIDVYENEGKRSGAYSAGAYGGHPYVLLNHNDTLDNMFTLAHEMGHAMHSYYSNEAQPYIYSQYKIFVAEVASTCNEVLLMEYLLKNTTDKKERAYLLNHYLDSFKGTVYRQTMFAEYEMLSNKMAEEGESLTAETLNKLYYDLNCKYFGPDMVSDPEIAYEWARIPHFYYNFYVYQYATGFSSAVALAHGILKEGAPAVERYKKFLSGGCSASPVELLKIAGVNLETPKPIQEALDVFGEVLDEIEALLAE from the coding sequence ATGGCAAAAAAATTATTAAAACGAAGTGAAGTAAAAGAAGAATATACATGGAATTTAAAAGATATGTATGCATCCGATGAGGATTGGAAAAAAGATTTAACGGAGATTGATAAGATCCTGGATGAGATTGGGAAAATGGAAGGCAAGGTAGCTGCATCTGCAAAAAATCTGCTGTTTGTATTGGAAAATGCAGCAAAAGCAGGAGAAAAACTGGATTATGATTTTGAATATGCAGAGAGACTGTTTGATGAGGATCAGAAAAATACTGCGCATCAGGCAATGTCTCAGAAAATGTATTCCATGATGACAAAAGTGTCGAGCCGCACAGCATTTATTGTCCCGGAGATTCTTACAATGGATGAAAATGTATTAGAAGGATATTATAAAGAACTGCCGGAACTGGAACTTTACCGGAAGCAGATTGAAGAGATTGAGCGTACCAAAGCACATACGCTTTCTGCGGAGATGGAAAAGCTGGTGGCGATGACAGGGGATATGGCAGAGACATCCGGACAGGTATATTCTATTATCAACAATGCTGATTTTGTATTCCCGGAGATCAAAGATGAAGAGGGTGATACAGTAAGACTGTCCCACGGTAATTTTGTGCCGTTTGAAGAGTCTGCAGACCGCCGCGTGCGCAAAGACGCATTTGAAGGTTTTTACGGTGTATATAAACAGTATGCTAATACACTTGCTGCATTATATAATGGACAGGTAAAACAGCAGATTTTTTATGCAAATGCAAGACATTATGCTTCAACATTGGAAGCAGCAGTGGATGCAAACAATGTTTCTCCGTCTGTGTATTATAATCTGATCGATACTATCAATAAAAATATGGACAAAATGCACCGTTATGTACGTCTTCGTAAAAAATGTCTCGGTGTAGATGAACTTCATATGTATGATGTGTATACACCAATGATTGCAGATGCAGCAAAGAAGATTTCTTTTGAAGAGGCAAAAGAGACTGTTTTAAAGGCATTAGCACCACTCGGCGAAGAATATGTTGCAAAGGTAAAAGAAGGATTTGAAAGCCGCTGGATCGATGTTTATGAGAATGAGGGAAAGAGAAGCGGGGCTTATTCTGCAGGCGCATATGGCGGACATCCATATGTATTGTTAAATCACAATGATACGCTTGATAACATGTTTACACTTGCACATGAGATGGGACATGCAATGCACTCCTACTATTCAAACGAAGCGCAGCCATATATTTATTCCCAGTATAAGATTTTCGTTGCGGAAGTGGCATCTACATGTAACGAAGTACTTTTAATGGAATATCTTCTGAAAAATACGACAGATAAAAAAGAGCGTGCTTATCTGCTCAACCATTATCTTGACAGCTTCAAAGGAACTGTTTACCGTCAGACAATGTTTGCAGAGTATGAAATGTTAAGTAATAAGATGGCAGAAGAGGGAGAAAGCCTGACTGCTGAGACATTAAATAAACTGTATTATGACCTGAATTGCAAATATTTTGGACCGGATATGGTATCAGATCCTGAGATTGCCTATGAGTGGGCAAGAATCCCTCATTTTTATTATAATTTTTATGTATATCAGTATGCAACGGGATTTTCTTCCGCGGTTGCACTGGCACATGGAATCTTAAAAGAGGGAGCACCTGCTGTAGAGCGTTATAAGAAATTTTTGTCAGGCGGATGTTCTGCCTCTCCGGTAGAACTCCTTAAAATTGCAGGCGTTAATCTTGAAACACCAAAGCCGATCCAGGAAGCACTTGATGTGTTTGGAGAAGTGCTTGATGAGATTGAAGCATTGCTTGCTGAATAA
- a CDS encoding InlB B-repeat-containing protein, with product MKEKILKLSRFLLLCAVMFLATMIPQSVKAITVEEAGNVYMTDSQAGKETPLYGRLNINYTGNTNYDTWAYDIVTNYNTYDSKKDQYKAAENVLKNADNSVIGKKIKNNRSAKLTKSEGADGTIRAAYLVWQARTSIKRSDTDAKALAKSEIAFVLPDGTAKLIKAQYATYDNRSIDYKNQNKEEGVRQQYTFVNMYADVTDIINKSSKIYGTYSVFNIPYYEHIGGGEGAGGWQLIIVENCDMSVPMRAVRLRMSADFNIDDVSKHNGEWVEKDIKTGMVTSVRSKAYKANDKVPLTGQYLMIFVESTNSNSKFTKMNLYAQKASEKFDKNKKIFGLSKDVSPYLSINGNALYSKATTTRGDLVDFTIKKESTQPAYANQYYTLQTNTGDFTKWVTMFVTGIAIDISDNFAEGNQVTTVKSPTTVNVSQKITNKTLQTKTGYYNGKLVVTLDKALTPTNTKPKLTVYNKEADKTTTITGTWNAKNHTVTFAVDTQGNYGTDYKESKFKNPSRGSYISYSIDCTYEKNSGVEEFKNGSRLSGDLRSQNVATGTTIDDILTKESVGVPIYVLTVKIDKTTVNKAVTQVFNNGTAITGAGGTVNSSSTVSGDYYMTSYELPCNANIVSTPTFNTGYVFSMWTDLNEKTGVSTNFKVTSDYVNDKTYAYERSMPAYNMTLTLTGVLDEAVYTVRHWKQKTTGIASTHDDKNYELAETETKKAQIGSKVTPAVKTYTGFDSPKTQTKAVTADGKMVIDYYYERHLYNVTLNAGIGIEKTIGAGPYRYGQSVTIDANVKEGYHWLNWTGNYTGGSGGDQTVDTKKFTFTMPAGNVTMTANAEANRYTIHFDPNGGAGHIDDIETTYDTDVTLPDVWNADGTAAYVKYTLDGQNVTDGVISGAIPKAMMAGYEEEDTESDDTENNDAESEDIESEDAESEDTEIEDAETKDVSKSADDMDESGMEDNSDEAAETEADSDDTDAADETDLNGDAMLEKRTEDDAVDIDALKDAKEADGLDEVEEDKKAEAPKKKVYASIFMGWALEDGKDTFIPKWKAGDIVRNLVAEDGGEITLYAVWDDCPWIQAQDLYYTLEQAQSGFITEEEILSHATATDREDGSPILPGTNPAPSDPEVFTSFTIPDYQAGEFTNLQHDFATSENLTVVDHTGNTYVKQIMVYVTDTTPKKITQMDLTGVTRFINSKYYHKPYEEGGLEDNSIWKVDPEYRAALESALNNMDNDTPVETYVLSKETIKEIKKYVEDHGIGNSREPDALNNFYELFLAPNKQ from the coding sequence ATGAAAGAAAAAATATTGAAACTAAGCAGATTTTTACTGCTCTGCGCAGTAATGTTTCTGGCCACCATGATTCCACAGAGTGTGAAAGCGATCACGGTAGAAGAAGCAGGAAATGTCTATATGACAGATTCACAAGCTGGAAAAGAAACCCCGCTGTATGGGCGGCTGAATATTAACTATACCGGAAATACGAACTATGATACATGGGCTTATGATATCGTTACGAATTATAATACCTATGATAGTAAAAAAGACCAGTATAAAGCTGCGGAAAATGTTTTGAAAAATGCAGATAATTCAGTGATCGGAAAGAAGATCAAAAACAACCGGTCTGCAAAGCTGACAAAGTCAGAAGGTGCGGATGGGACGATCCGTGCAGCATATCTGGTATGGCAGGCAAGGACAAGTATCAAAAGATCGGACACAGATGCGAAAGCACTTGCAAAATCAGAAATCGCTTTTGTACTGCCGGATGGAACGGCAAAACTGATAAAGGCACAGTATGCAACTTATGATAACAGGTCAATTGATTATAAAAACCAAAACAAAGAGGAAGGAGTGAGGCAACAGTACACCTTCGTAAACATGTATGCGGATGTGACGGATATCATTAATAAAAGCAGCAAGATCTATGGAACGTATTCGGTATTCAACATTCCGTATTATGAGCATATCGGCGGTGGCGAGGGCGCCGGTGGATGGCAGCTGATCATTGTGGAAAACTGTGATATGTCAGTTCCGATGAGGGCAGTGCGTCTTAGAATGTCCGCGGATTTTAATATTGATGATGTTTCAAAGCATAATGGAGAATGGGTAGAGAAAGACATTAAAACCGGAATGGTTACAAGTGTGAGATCAAAGGCATACAAGGCAAATGATAAAGTGCCTTTGACCGGACAATATCTGATGATTTTTGTGGAGAGCACTAATAGTAATTCCAAATTTACCAAAATGAACCTGTATGCACAGAAAGCGTCTGAAAAGTTTGATAAAAACAAAAAGATTTTCGGACTGTCAAAAGATGTAAGTCCGTATTTATCGATCAATGGAAATGCACTGTACAGTAAAGCGACGACAACAAGAGGAGATCTGGTCGATTTTACAATTAAAAAGGAAAGTACACAGCCTGCCTATGCAAATCAGTATTATACTTTGCAGACCAATACCGGAGATTTTACCAAATGGGTTACCATGTTTGTGACAGGTATTGCGATAGATATCTCGGATAACTTTGCAGAAGGAAATCAGGTCACAACGGTAAAGAGTCCTACCACAGTTAACGTTTCACAGAAGATCACCAATAAAACCCTGCAGACAAAAACAGGTTATTACAATGGAAAACTGGTAGTCACATTAGATAAAGCACTGACTCCGACCAATACCAAACCAAAACTCACTGTTTACAACAAGGAAGCGGATAAAACAACCACAATCACCGGTACATGGAATGCGAAAAATCATACGGTAACCTTTGCGGTTGATACACAGGGAAATTATGGAACAGATTATAAAGAAAGTAAATTTAAAAACCCAAGCAGAGGCAGTTATATCAGTTACAGCATCGACTGTACATATGAGAAAAATTCCGGAGTGGAAGAGTTTAAGAATGGATCTAGGCTGTCCGGTGATTTGAGATCACAAAATGTTGCAACTGGTACTACCATTGATGACATATTAACGAAAGAATCAGTCGGAGTTCCGATCTATGTACTTACTGTCAAGATCGACAAAACCACGGTCAATAAAGCTGTAACACAGGTATTTAATAATGGGACGGCGATCACTGGTGCCGGTGGCACAGTAAACAGTAGCAGCACGGTATCTGGTGATTATTACATGACATCGTATGAATTGCCGTGTAATGCAAACATTGTTTCCACACCGACCTTTAATACCGGCTACGTGTTCAGCATGTGGACGGATCTCAATGAAAAGACTGGTGTTTCGACAAACTTTAAGGTTACATCTGATTATGTGAATGATAAAACCTATGCCTATGAGAGAAGCATGCCTGCTTATAACATGACCTTAACTCTTACCGGAGTGTTAGATGAAGCTGTTTATACCGTTCGTCACTGGAAACAGAAAACAACGGGCATTGCTTCCACACATGATGATAAAAATTACGAGCTTGCCGAGACAGAGACAAAGAAAGCACAGATCGGAAGCAAAGTAACGCCTGCAGTAAAGACATATACCGGATTTGACAGTCCGAAAACACAGACGAAAGCAGTCACTGCGGATGGAAAGATGGTCATTGATTATTATTATGAAAGACACCTTTATAATGTGACCTTAAATGCTGGGATAGGCATAGAAAAAACGATCGGAGCAGGACCGTACCGTTACGGCCAGAGCGTAACGATTGATGCCAATGTAAAAGAAGGCTATCACTGGCTGAACTGGACTGGTAATTATACCGGAGGTTCCGGTGGAGATCAGACCGTGGATACAAAGAAATTTACATTCACAATGCCGGCCGGAAATGTCACGATGACAGCCAATGCAGAAGCAAATAGATATACGATCCATTTTGATCCAAACGGCGGAGCCGGACATATCGACGATATCGAAACCACGTATGATACCGATGTGACACTGCCGGATGTATGGAATGCAGATGGAACAGCTGCCTATGTGAAGTATACACTGGATGGACAAAACGTGACAGATGGTGTCATTTCCGGGGCAATTCCAAAAGCCATGATGGCAGGATATGAAGAGGAAGATACTGAAAGTGACGATACCGAAAACAATGATGCCGAAAGTGAAGACATTGAAAGCGAAGATGCTGAAAGTGAAGATACTGAAATTGAAGATGCTGAAACCAAAGATGTATCGAAATCCGCGGACGATATGGATGAATCAGGCATGGAAGATAATTCTGATGAAGCTGCAGAAACAGAAGCAGATTCTGATGATACAGACGCTGCAGATGAAACAGATCTTAACGGAGATGCTATGCTGGAAAAAAGGACAGAAGATGATGCAGTCGATATCGATGCTTTAAAAGACGCAAAAGAAGCAGACGGACTGGATGAAGTGGAGGAAGATAAGAAAGCCGAAGCACCAAAGAAAAAGGTATATGCATCCATTTTTATGGGATGGGCGTTGGAAGATGGCAAAGATACCTTTATCCCGAAGTGGAAAGCCGGGGATATCGTTCGGAACCTTGTAGCAGAAGATGGTGGAGAGATCACACTTTATGCTGTATGGGATGATTGTCCGTGGATTCAGGCGCAGGATCTGTATTACACTTTAGAACAGGCACAGAGCGGATTTATCACGGAAGAAGAGATTTTAAGCCATGCAACAGCGACCGACCGTGAGGATGGAAGCCCGATTTTACCGGGAACAAACCCGGCTCCAAGTGATCCGGAGGTTTTCACATCCTTTACGATCCCGGACTATCAGGCAGGTGAGTTTACAAACCTGCAGCATGATTTTGCCACATCGGAAAATCTGACTGTAGTTGACCATACAGGAAATACTTATGTGAAACAGATCATGGTGTATGTAACTGATACAACACCGAAGAAGATCACACAGATGGATCTGACCGGAGTTACCCGTTTCATCAACAGCAAATATTATCATAAGCCGTATGAAGAGGGAGGACTTGAAGATAATTCTATCTGGAAAGTCGATCCGGAATACCGTGCGGCACTGGAATCAGCATTAAATAATATGGATAATGATACCCCGGTTGAAACCTATGTATTATCAAAAGAAACCATCAAAGAGATAAAAAAATATGTGGAAGACCATGGAATCGGAAACAGCAGAGAACCGGATGCATTGAATAACTTCTACGAGCTGTTCCTTGCACCGAATAAACAATAG
- a CDS encoding Ig-like domain-containing protein, translated as MRERRNRKGMNTAKVAGWKKAVVLTLALIMCISSIVVPQPEEVSAKQATYIDYFGEDQPKNQIVFATSDDAKWHKTQEHCCNISTYRHYHCIKKKTVYAGEKFTIIPVAMFKNGVVVGSKNSKDGIKSGELKYKSSNTSIATVNAKGVVTVKKKGKCKITVTSIYDSKVKGTLSLTVSKGKQKAKITLKKSKESIIVGNTTTIKVKSFKGLSNKNLTFSSSDKKIATVSSKGKVTGKKAGTATITVTSLINKKVKAVFKVTVKTADMIDTDYSEKGKGKIVLEEDNVVLYPEKSFHKIYNHCGDAHSLEFYTEDHESMDQFIGEQLLVQKEKYGQAQIKVKRITGVNNSAVSYKSSNTSVAAVSSTGFVTPKKVGNATITVTSKANKKVKAAYNVTVKKNDMVLAVGFDRYDNIKYYVKKHEDGTIENSTLPVSTEFFSADKKVAASSDSADAITSNNKIIMTSSNKNVLRVTEDDRLEVIGKGSAVITLKTADGRWSYSWKVTVSDKPTSFSKYVTGCRTGRGIDEAREKDGWVTKL; from the coding sequence ATGAGAGAAAGAAGAAACCGGAAAGGAATGAACACCGCAAAGGTGGCAGGATGGAAAAAAGCAGTCGTGCTCACGCTGGCACTTATCATGTGCATCAGCAGCATCGTAGTACCGCAGCCGGAGGAAGTATCGGCAAAGCAGGCAACATACATTGATTACTTTGGAGAGGATCAGCCAAAGAATCAGATCGTGTTTGCAACATCGGATGATGCCAAATGGCATAAAACGCAGGAACATTGTTGCAATATTTCTACATACAGACATTATCACTGCATAAAAAAGAAAACTGTTTATGCAGGAGAGAAGTTCACGATCATCCCGGTTGCCATGTTTAAAAATGGAGTGGTAGTAGGATCAAAAAACAGTAAAGACGGTATCAAATCCGGTGAACTGAAATACAAATCCTCGAACACCAGCATTGCAACAGTAAATGCAAAGGGTGTTGTGACAGTAAAGAAAAAAGGAAAATGTAAGATCACTGTGACATCCATTTATGATTCCAAAGTAAAAGGAACACTGAGTCTGACGGTAAGCAAAGGAAAGCAGAAAGCAAAGATCACTTTAAAAAAGAGCAAAGAGAGTATCATTGTTGGAAATACAACCACGATCAAGGTAAAATCGTTTAAAGGTCTCAGCAATAAGAACCTTACCTTTTCTTCCAGTGACAAGAAAATTGCAACGGTATCATCCAAAGGAAAAGTAACCGGAAAGAAAGCTGGTACAGCTACAATCACTGTAACTTCCCTAATCAACAAGAAAGTAAAAGCTGTGTTTAAGGTAACAGTAAAAACGGCGGATATGATTGACACGGACTATTCCGAAAAAGGAAAAGGTAAGATCGTCCTCGAAGAAGATAACGTGGTTTTGTACCCGGAAAAATCTTTCCATAAGATTTATAATCATTGTGGTGATGCACACAGCCTTGAATTTTATACCGAAGATCACGAGAGCATGGATCAGTTTATTGGAGAACAGCTTTTAGTACAGAAAGAAAAATACGGACAGGCGCAGATCAAGGTAAAACGGATCACCGGTGTAAATAACAGTGCTGTTTCCTATAAGTCCAGCAACACAAGTGTCGCAGCCGTTTCTTCTACCGGTTTTGTTACACCGAAAAAGGTAGGAAACGCAACGATCACAGTTACATCCAAAGCCAATAAGAAAGTCAAAGCTGCTTATAATGTAACTGTCAAGAAAAATGACATGGTACTGGCAGTGGGATTTGATAGGTACGATAATATCAAGTACTATGTAAAGAAACATGAGGATGGAACGATTGAAAACAGCACTTTGCCTGTTTCAACAGAATTTTTCTCAGCAGATAAAAAAGTTGCAGCATCAAGTGATTCAGCAGATGCTATTACAAGCAATAATAAGATTATCATGACCAGTAGTAATAAAAATGTATTAAGAGTAACGGAAGATGATCGTCTTGAGGTTATTGGGAAAGGATCAGCTGTTATTACTTTAAAAACAGCGGATGGACGTTGGAGTTATTCCTGGAAAGTGACTGTCAGCGATAAACCGACTTCTTTTAGTAAGTATGTTACAGGTTGTAGAACAGGAAGAGGCATAGATGAAGCTAGGGAAAAGGATGGCTGGGTAACCAAACTTTAA